In a genomic window of Glaciimonas sp. PCH181:
- a CDS encoding GlxA family transcriptional regulator: MQSIGFVIFPEFQVMGFSMITVFEVANLVAKEPVYTVSLLSEKGGLVRSSAGFSVETEAFSNRVFDTVIIGAGMEVVPSTPGLLDYIRHSVQASRRVAAPCVGAFVLAEAGVLDERRATTHWAFARDLQTRFPLLKVEEDRIFITDGPLWTSAGMTAGIDLAMAMVEKDLGPEITRIVARKLVVYHRRAGGQSQFSVLLELEPKSDRIQKALEFAKKNLRTLLTVEELAEAANLSPRQFSRAFRAETGQSPAKAIENLRVENARLLMEQGRLSMDMIANETGFADRERMRRAFLRAFGQPPQAMRRNAKMAA, encoded by the coding sequence ATGCAAAGTATCGGTTTTGTTATTTTCCCTGAGTTTCAGGTAATGGGTTTTTCAATGATCACGGTGTTTGAGGTTGCCAATCTGGTCGCCAAAGAACCTGTTTATACCGTTTCTCTTTTATCTGAAAAAGGTGGCTTAGTCCGCTCGTCGGCCGGATTTTCAGTGGAAACCGAAGCTTTTAGCAATAGAGTTTTTGATACGGTAATCATCGGCGCAGGCATGGAGGTGGTGCCATCGACACCGGGTCTTCTGGATTACATTCGTCATTCTGTGCAGGCATCCCGACGCGTCGCGGCGCCATGCGTTGGTGCGTTTGTGTTGGCTGAAGCAGGGGTGTTGGACGAGCGCCGGGCCACGACGCATTGGGCTTTTGCACGCGACTTGCAGACCCGTTTTCCTCTTTTGAAAGTGGAAGAAGATCGGATATTTATCACCGACGGTCCACTCTGGACTTCGGCGGGAATGACGGCTGGCATCGATCTGGCGATGGCAATGGTCGAGAAAGATCTGGGGCCGGAGATAACCCGGATCGTCGCCCGCAAACTGGTCGTCTATCACCGCCGTGCAGGGGGACAATCACAGTTTTCCGTGCTTCTGGAATTGGAACCCAAGTCGGACCGTATCCAAAAAGCGTTGGAATTCGCTAAAAAGAATCTGCGCACGCTGTTAACCGTGGAAGAGCTCGCCGAAGCTGCAAATCTAAGCCCACGCCAGTTTAGTCGTGCTTTTCGTGCCGAAACAGGCCAATCACCCGCGAAAGCGATAGAAAATTTGCGCGTCGAAAATGCCCGTTTGCTGATGGAGCAGGGCCGTTTATCCATGGATATGATTGCGAATGAAACCGGCTTCGCAGACCGCGAACGCATGCGTCGGGCTTTTCTAAGGGCCTTCGGCCAACCGCCGCAAGCTATGCGGCGCAATGCAAAGATGGCGGCTTGA
- a CDS encoding GNAT family N-acetyltransferase: protein MMHILEQAAFSAWPSLEQQDHAGWRLRFANGYTKRANSANAIAHSDMLTPSQIDYIEAFYRSRDVQTVFRLASFCTSQATDDALAERGYRFADMSLVMSMPLDKTSLANRCEWLPDAKAWLQTYPEAERELGVEQVNHLQILSAIKEDCAFAVLRQDGHPVCWGLGVVIGEHLGLFDIETHPDFRGYGMAKQLCADLMNWGQYKEQKQHFFKWHVPT, encoded by the coding sequence ATGATGCATATTCTTGAGCAAGCAGCATTTTCCGCCTGGCCTTCGCTGGAGCAGCAAGATCATGCTGGATGGCGTCTACGCTTTGCAAATGGTTATACAAAGCGCGCAAATTCCGCTAATGCAATTGCACATTCAGACATGCTGACACCCTCTCAGATTGATTACATTGAGGCGTTTTATCGTTCTCGTGATGTGCAGACAGTGTTTCGACTGGCATCGTTTTGCACTAGCCAAGCCACCGATGATGCACTGGCAGAAAGAGGTTATCGTTTCGCAGATATGTCGTTGGTGATGTCGATGCCTCTTGATAAAACAAGCTTAGCGAACAGGTGCGAATGGCTGCCGGATGCTAAAGCCTGGCTCCAGACGTACCCGGAAGCAGAAAGGGAGCTTGGCGTCGAACAGGTGAATCATCTTCAAATATTGTCAGCGATAAAAGAGGATTGCGCTTTTGCTGTTTTACGTCAGGACGGTCATCCAGTGTGCTGGGGGCTTGGCGTCGTCATTGGAGAGCACTTGGGGCTGTTTGATATCGAAACGCATCCTGACTTCCGTGGGTATGGGATGGCGAAGCAGCTATGCGCTGACCTTATGAATTGGGGGCAATACAAGGAGCAAAAACAGCATTTCTTCAAGTGGCATGTGCCAACGTAA